One segment of Vigna radiata var. radiata cultivar VC1973A unplaced genomic scaffold, Vradiata_ver6 scaffold_179, whole genome shotgun sequence DNA contains the following:
- the LOC106780366 gene encoding protein KINESIN LIGHT CHAIN-RELATED 1, with product MPPQMQPFADYLRTAPQADGGERRTPPLNRTVKKTLVVEESSLDNPDLGPFLLKMARETIASGESPVKALDFAIRASKSFERCAGPGLELATCLHVVAAIHSSLGRLDEAVEALERSILLLEGENESGHAMAQFSGYMQLGDTYSMIGQLDRAISCYESGLKIQMDVLGESDPRIAETCRYLAEAHVQAMQFEQAEKFCKKTLEIHKEHCSPASLTEATDRRLMALICEAKGDYEPALEHLVLASMSMIANAQENEVAAIDVSIGDIYMSLCRFDEAVFAYQKALTVFKSTKGESHSCVALVFIRLADLYYRTGKLRESKSYCENALRIYSKPVVGTTAGEIASGLTEISGIYEALNEPEEALKLLQKAVKLLQDIPGQYRTVAGIEAQMGVMFYMVGRYMEAWKSFENAITKLRASGEKKSTFFGIVLNQMGLACVQLYKIVDAAKHFEEARTILEREYGTYHSDTLGVYSNLAATYDALGRVEDAIDILEYILKMREEKLGTANPDVDDEKKRLFELLKESGRVRNRKGKKSLENLIDSNSLKMKKEGKKRWAAFGLRT from the exons ATGCCACCTCAAATGCAGCCCTTCGCGGATTACCTCCGCACCGCGCCACAGGCAGACGGCGGTGAGAGGCGGACCCCACCGCTGAACCGAACCGTGAAGAAGACGCTGGTAGTAGAAGAGTCCTCCTTGGACAATCCGGATCTGGGCCCGTTTCTTCTGAAGATGGCCCGAGAAACAATAGCGTCCGGTGAGAGCCCGGTGAAGGCCCTGGATTTCGCCATTCGAGCCTCCAAGTCATTCGAGCGATGTGCAGGCCCGGGCTTGGAGCTTGCCACGTGTCTCCACGTGGTTGCTGCGATACACAGCAGTTTGGGGCGGTTGGATGAGGCGGTTGAGGCTTTGGAAAGGTCCATTTTGTTGCTGGAAGGGGAAAACGAGTCGGGTCATGCCATGGCCCAGTTCTCCGGGTACATGCAACTTGGTGACACTTATTCCATGATTGGGCAGTTGGACAGGGCCATTTCGTGTTACGAGTCGGGTTTGAAGATCCAAATGGATGTTCTGGGTGAGTCCGACCCGAGAATAGCTGAGACTTGTAG GTACTTAGCTGAAGCTCATGTCCAAGCCATGCAATTTGAGCAAGCAGAGAAGTTCTGCAAGAAGACTCTAGAAATTCACAAGGAGCATTGCTCTCCTGCTTCTCTTACAGAAGCAACCGACAGGCGTCTAATGGCCCTTATATGTGAGGCCAAGGGAGACTATGAACCAGCTCTGGAGCACCTTGTCCTAGCTAGCATGTCAATGATCGCCAATGCACAAGAAAATGAGGTTGCAGCAATTGATGTTAGCATTGGAGATATTTACATGTCACTCTGTCGTTTTGATGAGGCTGTTTTCGCCTATCAGAAAGCACTAACAGTGTTCAAATCCACCAAAGGCGAAAGCCACAGTTGTGTGGCGTTAGTCTTCATTCGCCTTGCAGACCTTTACTACAGGACAGGAAAATTAAGGGAGTCAAAATCATATTGCGAAAATGCCTTGAGAATATACAGTAAGCCCGTGGTTGGAACAACGGCTGGGGAGATTGCAAGTGGGTTGACTGAAATCTCTGGCATCTATGAAGCTCTAAATGAGCCAGAGGAGGCATTGAAGCTGCTGCAGAAGGCAGTGAAATTGTTGCAGGATATCCCTGGACAGTATAGGACGGTGGCAGGAATAGAAGCTCAAATGGGAGTGATGTTCTACATGGTTGGCAGGTACATGGAGGCATGGAAGTCTTTTGAGAATGCCATCACCAAGCTGAGAGCAAGTGGGGAGAAAAAGTCTACCTTTTTTGGGATTGTATTGAACCAGATGGGGCTGGCATGTGTGCAACTGTATAAAATAGTGGATGCTGCCAAACATTTTGAAGAAGCAAGAACGATATTGGAGAGGGAGTATGGTACATATCATTCTGACACTCTTGGAGTGTATAGCAATCTTGCAGCAACTTATGATGCCTTGGGGAG AGTTGAAGATGCCATTGATATATTGGAATACATACTAAAGAtgagagaagaaaaacttgGAACTGCTAATCCAGATGTTGATGATGAAAAGAAGCGATTATTTGAGCTTTTGAAAGAATCAGGAAGAGTTCGGAATAGAAAGGGCAAAAAATCTCTTGAAAACCTTATAGATTCCAATTCAttaaagatgaagaaggaagggAAAAAGAGATGGGCTGCTTTCGGCTTGAGAACTTAA
- the LOC106780326 gene encoding uncharacterized protein LOC106780326, translating into MAESDKSIRNTKMNPIDHLPLCLLRSDTVPPAPTLSESTVDFLPHFSGYSWIAYAASSLLVVSHFPSPISPYQSRIGPIFRQSFQVSADPLAAVAWSPRSPSSGDLAAAADNCICLFHHKSTAAKGSFCWSQNAVLVQHTKVANIKWTGSGDGIISVGMEVVFWKKSNKCWEVAWKFKADQPQTLVSATWSIEGPSATAAHPSKEQIEGALTNEESKCVVVCQSNGLSEYSKVKLHHPLPVVMIQWRPSREKLSNRYGKCSVRHVLLTCSLDGTARLWSEINNGKARRVGKDINDQKNAGSSFCVVAVIEINQTLNGTLGSDIFVRWGAEFEGICRTGEESKQVFSKQFEYDVRNCDWIVGFGPGMLLSFWAVHCLDDVSPLRFPRVTLWKRHELQNHDIANVYKFNSSDFKNAIFLQKVILMRNCLSGPPIICSTLQLLSCNSLVWSNFRILTIHDAVENSIDNANTDNISPYLTGGVLNLDGHSGKILKVSIHPYTCKVQFAASLDSNGLLLFWSLSNISNCILGCPTLVPTMELCGKLATQDSCSLYTSLTWAPSILGDKLFFFMGHTRGIDCFIVSICRTEEENIECHYLCTIPFNGHGPYEDGPFDIFTIPLNSTRDKTFCSSKLMLLAVWMGRFQALSWEVSLHSVDMLTNSCECNFDAKSIDDCSVWAFESTFADKKYYVTVNPCSCEFPSSNDLVTSFAVANPGTVSHIQQEFAFANDLCSNYPTYIMVTGSSDGILKLWKSIPGNSLTQHLPWELVGVLVAHDGPIKGICFSDCGEKIATIGHESNSNAINSIHIWDAVPLTSAGTFILEDKIKTDSDVIALRWLTLGTGELLLGVCLHNELQIYAPKRCIGTTLSNSVNFPKMNIWVRIAFAHTSIPIYDFLWGPRAAAVMIHRNYFSIFSHWLFHMDKKQGSNFNPCDSKPNAYNCEDEIYEDILSAVFTEHIGAFIEQTDGDSQVDFNSVESIKKINMKDNSSSLFLAKEQLKFELLTKVGLWSILEVTEIISGPLPTYHPDVLLTNISSGKWKRAYVAVRHLVEGLTSTYDPKRRHIPKRICLPNIVLSNYLEGCISKGSQGKGFQWGGDSASITSISQAQSSLFPFPYHSGSNGENDSIFSTKSELNGFIESLEKFPDLPLLIGVEKTQILAIIDLLNEVSSAHSSSAYQSLDEPGRRYS; encoded by the exons ATGGCGGAATCAGATAAGTCAATCCGAAACACGAAGATGAACCCCATCGATCACCTTCCCCTCTGTCTCCTCAGATCCGACACGGTCCCACCTGCCCCTACCTTATCCGAATCAACCGTCGATTTCCTCCCTCACTTCTCCGGCTACTCTTGGATCGCCTACGCCGCTTCTTCTCTCCTCGTTGTCTCCCACTTTCCTTCTCCTATTTCCCCTTATCAATCCCGCATCGGCCCCATTTTCCGCCAATCTTTTCAGGTCTCAGCCGATCCCCTCGCTGCCGTCGCTTGGTCCCCTCGCTCACCCTCCTCCGGCGACCTTGCCGCCGCTGCCGATAACTGCATATGCCTTTTCCACCACAAGTCCACCGCTGCCAAAG GTTCTTTTTGTTGGAGCCAGAATGCAGTGCTTGTACAACATACGAAAGTTGCAAACATCAAATGGACAGGATCAGGAGATGGAATCATTTCTGTTGGAATGGAGGTGGTTTTCTGGAAAAAGAGCAACAAATGTTGGGAGGTTGCTTGGAAGTTTAAGGCAGATCAACCCCAAACTCTTGTTTCTGCAACGTGGTCTATTGAGGGCCCTTCAGCAACTGCAGCACATCCTAGTAAAGAACAGATTGAAGGGGCCTTGACCAATGAGGAAAGCAAATGTGTGGTAGTATGTCAAAGCAACGGACTATCTGAATATTCAAAAGTCAAGCTACATCATCCCCTACCTGTTGTAATGATTCAATGGAGACCATCGAGAGAGAAGTTATCAAACAGATACGGTAAGTGTTCAGTAAGGCATGTATTGTTGACTTGCAGCTTAGATGGGACTGCAAGGTTATGGAGTGAAATTAATAATGGAAAGGCCAGGAGAGTTGGGAAGGACATCAATGATCAGAAAAATGCTGGTTCCTCCTTTTGTGTTGTTGCTGTTATTGAGATTAATCAGACGTTAAATGGAACTCTTGGTTCAGATATATTTGTGAGATGGGGGGCAGAATTCGAGGGAATATGTAGAACTGGTGAAGAGTCCAAACAAGTTTTTTCCAAACAATTTGAGTATGATGTCAGAAATTGTGATTGGATAGTTGGGTTTGGTCCTGGAATGTTGCTTAGCTTTTGGGCTGTCCACTGTCTTGATGATGTTTCCCCACTGAGATTTCCCCGAGTTACGTTATGGAAGAGGCATGAACTCCAAAACCATGACATAGCAAATGTATACAAGTTTAACTCATCTGATTTTAAAAATGCGATATTTCTTCAAAAGGTTATTTTAATGAGAAATTGCCTTTCTGGTCCACCTATTATATGCTCAACACTTCAGCTATTGTCTTGTAATTCCTTAGTTTGGTCAAATTTCCGTATTTTAACAATACATGATGCTGTGGAGAACTCCATTGATAATGCTAACACAGATAACATTTCCCCCTATTTGACTGGTGGTGTTTTGAACTTAGATGGTCATAGTGGGAAAATCTTAAAGGTTTCAATTCATCCTTATACATGCAAAGTTCAATTTGCTGCTTCTCTGGATTCTAATGGACTGCTTCTTTTTTGGTCACTTTCTAACATTTCAAACTGCATTTTGGGATGTCCAACTTTGGTTCCTACTATGGAACTCTGTGGAAAGCTTGCCACTCAAGACTCATGCTCCTTGTACACAAGCTTGACATGGGCACCTTCGATACTTGGTGacaaactgtttttttttatgggACATACCCGGGGAATTGATTGCTTCATTGTCAGTATTTGTCGAACTGAAGAGGAAAACATAGAATGTCACTACTTATGCACTATTCCTTTCAATGGTCATGGTCCTTATGAAGACGGGCCTTTTGATATCTTCACAATTCCTTTGAACTCCACCCGTGACAAAACTTTTTGCAGCAGTAAACTTATGCTGTTGGCAGTATGGATGGGGAGATTTCAGGCCCTATCATGGGAAGTTAGCTTGCACTCAGTTGACATGTTGACAAACAGTTGTGAATGCAATTTTGATGCTAAAAGCATTGATGACTGTAGTGTTTGGGCGTTTGAAAGTACATTTgctgataaaaaatattacgtTACTGTAAATCCATGTTCATGTGAGTTTCCAAGTTCCAACGATCTAGTTACTAGTTTCGCTGTGGCTAATCCAGGCACTGTAAGCCATATACAACAAGAGTTTGCCTTTGCAAATGATCTTTGTAGTAACTATCCTACATACATTATGGTCACAGGGTCCTCCGATGGCATCTTGAAACTCTGGAAAAGTATACCAGGGAACTCATTGACACAACACTTGCCATGGGAGCTTGTGGGTGTGCTTGTTGCACATGATGGTCCCATCAAGGGTATATGTTTCTCTGATTGTGGTGAGAAGATTGCCACGATTGGTCATGAGAGCAATTCCAATGCTATCAATTCCATACATATATGGGATGCTGTACCATTAACCAGTGCAGGGACTTTTATTTTGGAGGATAAAATAAAGACTGATAGTGATGTTATTGCTCTAAGGTGGTTAACTTTAGGAACCGGGGAGTTATTGCTTGGAGTTTGTTTGCATAATGAATTGCAAATATATGCTCCCAAGCGTTGTATTGGTACAACTTTGTCAAACTCTGtaaattttccaaaaatgaATATATGGGTTCGCATTGCATTTGCTCACACTTCCATTCCAATTTATGATTTCTTATGGGGACCTAGAGCTGCAGCAGTGATGATTCATAGAAATTACTTTAGTATATTTAGTCATTGGTTGTTCCACATGGATAAAAAGCAAGGGAGTAATTTTAATCCTTGTGATTCAAAGCCTAATGCTTATAATTGTGAGGATGAAATATATGAAGACATACTTTCTGCGGTTTTTACTGAACACATTGGTGCTTTCATAGAACAGACAGATGGAGACAGTCAAGTAGATTTTAATTCTGTGGAgtccataaaaaaaatcaatatgaaGGACAATTCCAGTAGCTTGTTTTTGGCCAAGGAACAATTGAAATTTGAacttctaaccaaggttggttTATGGAGCATCTTAGAAGTAACTGAGATAATCAGTGGACCGTTGCCTACATATCACCCTGATGTACTACTTACTAATATCAGTTCAG gAAAATGGAAACGTGCTTATGTAGCTGTGAGACATCTTGTTGAAGGGCTGACTTCTACATATGATCCTAAAAGGAGACACATCCCTAAAAGAATTTGTCTTCCAAATATTGTATTATCTAATTATCTCGAAGGGTGTATATCAAAAGGTTCCCAGGGTAAGGGATTTCAATGGGGTGGGGATTCGGCATCAATCACATCAATTTCACAGGCTCAAAGTAGCTTGTTCCCATTTCCATATCATTCAGGCTCCAATGGTGAAAATGATAGCATTTTCTCAACAAAATCTGAGCTTAATGGCTTTATTGAATCTCTGGAGAAATTTCCTGATTTACCACTTTTGATTGGCGTAGAGAAGACACAGATTCTTGCAATTATTGATCTTCTTAATGAAGTTAGTAGTGCACACTCATCGTCTGCATATCAGAGTCTTGATGAACCTGGGCGAAGGTATTCATGA